One Bacillus amyloliquefaciens DSM 7 = ATCC 23350 DNA window includes the following coding sequences:
- the mbl gene encoding cell shape-determining protein Mbl, translating into MFARDIGIDLGTANVLIHVKGKGIVLNEPSVVALDKNSGKVLAVGEEARRMVGRTPGNIVAIRPLKDGVIADFEVTEAMLKHFINKLNVKGLFSKPRMLICCPTNITSVEQKAIKEAAEKSGGKHVYLEEEPKVAAIGAGMEIFQPSGNMVVDIGGGTTDIAVISMGDIVTSSSIKMAGDKFDMEILNYIKREYKLLIGERTAEDIKVKVATVFPDARHEEITIRGRDMVSGLPRTITVNSKEVEEALRESVAVIVQAAKQVLERTPPELSADIIDRGVIITGGGALLNGLDQLLAEELRVPVLVAENPMDCVAVGTGVMLDNMDKLPKRKLS; encoded by the coding sequence ATGTTTGCAAGGGATATTGGAATTGACCTCGGTACTGCAAATGTACTGATCCATGTAAAAGGAAAAGGAATTGTTCTGAATGAGCCTTCCGTTGTGGCGCTTGATAAAAACAGCGGCAAAGTGCTGGCGGTCGGCGAAGAAGCCAGACGAATGGTTGGACGTACACCTGGGAATATTGTTGCGATCCGTCCGCTGAAAGACGGCGTAATCGCAGACTTCGAAGTAACAGAAGCCATGCTGAAACACTTCATTAATAAGCTGAATGTAAAAGGACTTTTCTCAAAACCGCGCATGCTGATCTGCTGCCCGACGAATATTACGTCCGTTGAGCAAAAAGCGATTAAAGAAGCTGCTGAAAAAAGCGGCGGAAAGCATGTGTACCTTGAAGAAGAACCGAAAGTTGCCGCTATCGGCGCGGGTATGGAAATCTTCCAGCCAAGCGGTAACATGGTTGTTGACATCGGAGGCGGTACGACAGATATCGCAGTTATTTCTATGGGCGATATCGTCACCTCCTCCTCTATTAAGATGGCTGGGGACAAGTTTGACATGGAAATCTTAAATTATATCAAACGTGAGTACAAACTGCTGATCGGTGAACGTACCGCTGAAGATATTAAGGTGAAGGTCGCAACGGTTTTCCCAGACGCACGTCATGAAGAAATCACCATTCGCGGCCGTGACATGGTTTCCGGTCTGCCGAGAACAATTACAGTAAACAGCAAAGAAGTGGAAGAAGCCCTTCGTGAATCAGTTGCTGTCATTGTGCAGGCTGCTAAGCAGGTTCTCGAAAGAACACCGCCTGAATTGTCCGCTGACATCATCGACCGCGGCGTTATTATTACCGGCGGCGGAGCGCTGTTAAACGGACTTGACCAGCTTCTCGCTGAAGAGCTGAGGGTTCCTGTTCTTGTCGCTGAGAATCCGATGGATTGTGTTGCGGTCGGAACGGGCGTCATGCTTGATAACATGGACAAGCTTCCAAAACGCAAACTGAGCTGA
- the spoIIID gene encoding sporulation transcriptional regulator SpoIIID: MHDYIKERTIKIGKYIVETKKTVRVIAKEFGVSKSTVHKDLTERLPEINPDLANEVKEILDYHKSIRHLRGGEATKLKYKKDEILEGEPVQQP, from the coding sequence GTGCACGATTACATCAAAGAGCGAACAATCAAGATTGGTAAGTATATCGTGGAGACGAAAAAAACCGTTCGTGTCATTGCGAAAGAGTTTGGTGTTTCCAAAAGTACCGTACACAAAGATCTGACAGAGCGCCTGCCTGAAATCAATCCTGACTTGGCGAATGAAGTAAAAGAAATACTCGATTATCATAAATCCATCAGGCACTTAAGAGGGGGAGAGGCGACGAAGTTAAAGTACAAAAAGGATGAAATTCTTGAAGGGGAGCCCGTTCAGCAGCCGTAG
- a CDS encoding MarR family winged helix-turn-helix transcriptional regulator, translating into MIHVNRRLIHQINQCARLITKKANERLEPFGLYSSQWSILYCLKTIGPMTQKEIWSYLNVEAPTVTRTIKRLEENGWIQREQGEDKREKLVVLTKEAELKYDSINQEMLKFEEDMLADFQDGDKEAFSEFLNVFLTKS; encoded by the coding sequence ATGATCCACGTCAACAGACGCCTCATTCATCAAATCAATCAATGCGCCCGCCTGATTACGAAGAAAGCCAATGAACGGCTGGAGCCATTCGGCCTTTACTCCTCTCAATGGTCAATCCTATATTGCTTAAAAACGATCGGACCGATGACCCAAAAAGAAATCTGGTCCTATTTGAACGTGGAGGCGCCGACCGTTACCAGAACGATCAAACGCCTTGAAGAAAACGGCTGGATTCAGCGGGAACAGGGAGAAGACAAGCGGGAAAAGCTCGTCGTCCTGACGAAGGAAGCTGAATTGAAATACGACAGCATCAATCAAGAGATGCTGAAGTTCGAGGAAGACATGCTTGCGGATTTCCAAGATGGAGATAAAGAAGCTTTTTCTGAGTTTCTGAATGTGTTTTTAACGAAATCATAA
- a CDS encoding MFS transporter, translated as MSKSDSIWTKDFIMVVLVNLFVFVFFYTFLAVLPIYMIQELGGSESQGGLLISLFLLSAIITRPFSGAIIERFGKKRMTIISLALFALSSYLYLPIHNFYLLLGLRFFQGIWFSILTTVTGAIAADIIPVKRRGEGLGYFAMSMNLAMAIGPFLGLSLVKVISFPVFFTIFAVFVSLGLLIAFMIRVPDQNNSGTTVFRFSFSDMFEKGALKIAIVGLSISFCYSSVTSYLSVYAKTIHLLDVSGYFFVCFAVTMMAARPFTGKLFDRVGPGIVIYPSIIVFSAGLCMLAMTNSALMLLLSGAVIGLGYGSIVPCMQTLAIQNSPGHRSGFATATFFTFFDSGIAGGSYVFGLFVASAGFHTIYLAAGLFVLIALLLYGWSQKKRTPLEADGNVSIAD; from the coding sequence TTGAGTAAATCTGACTCGATCTGGACCAAAGATTTTATAATGGTCGTACTCGTGAATTTATTTGTCTTTGTGTTCTTTTATACATTTTTGGCCGTGCTGCCTATTTATATGATTCAGGAGCTTGGCGGCAGTGAGTCGCAAGGAGGGCTTTTGATCAGCCTGTTCCTGTTATCCGCTATTATTACCCGTCCATTTTCAGGGGCGATTATCGAACGGTTCGGTAAAAAAAGAATGACGATTATTTCTCTGGCGCTGTTCGCCCTGTCTTCTTATCTGTATTTGCCGATACACAATTTTTATCTGCTGCTCGGACTGCGTTTCTTCCAGGGCATCTGGTTCAGCATTTTAACGACGGTCACGGGCGCAATTGCCGCTGACATTATACCTGTTAAGCGGCGCGGCGAGGGACTCGGTTATTTCGCAATGTCTATGAACCTTGCCATGGCGATCGGTCCGTTTCTCGGGCTGAGCCTTGTGAAGGTCATTTCATTCCCGGTTTTCTTTACGATTTTTGCCGTTTTTGTTTCTTTAGGCCTGTTAATCGCTTTCATGATTCGTGTGCCGGATCAAAACAACAGCGGAACGACTGTCTTCCGTTTTTCTTTCTCCGATATGTTTGAAAAAGGCGCGCTAAAAATCGCGATTGTCGGGTTGTCCATTTCTTTCTGTTATTCAAGTGTGACGTCATATTTATCCGTTTACGCAAAGACGATCCATCTGTTGGATGTCAGCGGCTATTTCTTCGTCTGTTTCGCAGTGACGATGATGGCTGCCCGTCCTTTCACCGGAAAGCTGTTTGACAGAGTGGGACCTGGAATCGTCATCTATCCGTCGATTATCGTGTTCTCCGCGGGGCTTTGCATGCTGGCGATGACAAACAGCGCCCTCATGCTTCTCTTGTCCGGCGCCGTAATCGGTCTTGGCTACGGCTCTATCGTACCGTGTATGCAGACGCTGGCGATTCAGAACTCGCCCGGCCACCGTTCAGGCTTCGCAACGGCTACCTTCTTCACATTCTTTGACAGCGGGATTGCCGGCGGGTCCTATGTATTCGGCCTCTTTGTCGCTTCCGCCGGATTCCATACGATTTATCTGGCAGCGGGGCTGTTCGTCCTGATTGCCCTGCTTCTGTATGGCTGGAGCCAGAAAAAAAGAACGCCGCTTGAAGCGGACGGAAATGTTTCAATCGCAGACTGA
- a CDS encoding NCS1 family nucleobase:cation symporter-1, protein MKKTTNNRLSNKDLLPVEEGERTWKAVNFASIWMGCIHNIPTYATVGGLIAIGLSPWQVLAIIVTASLILFAAMALNGHAGTKYGLPFPVIIRASYGIYGANIPALLRAFTAIMWLGIQTFAGSTALHILLLNIWPGWGSLGGDWNLFGLHLPGFLSFIFFWGIHLLVLRHGMESIKKFEVWAGPLVYLVFGGMVWWAIDIAGGLGPIYSQPGKFHTFSETFWPFAAGVTGIIGIWATLILNIPDFTRFAASQKEQIRGQFYGLPGTFALFAFASITVTSGSQVAFGEPIWDVVEILARFDNPFVIALSVITLCIAAVSVNVAANIVSPAYDLANALPKYITFKRGGYLTAVLALFTIPWKLMESATNVYAFLGLIGGMLGPVAGVMMADYFIIRRRQLSVDDLYSENGQYTYYKGYNYRAFAATFLGAFISLIGMYVPALAGIYDISWFAGVLVSCLGYTTLMYIHPPYAKSAGRIVRERAAE, encoded by the coding sequence ATGAAAAAAACAACGAACAATCGGCTCAGCAACAAAGATTTACTGCCTGTGGAGGAAGGAGAACGGACGTGGAAAGCGGTGAATTTTGCATCCATCTGGATGGGCTGTATTCATAACATCCCGACCTATGCGACTGTGGGCGGACTCATTGCGATCGGTCTTTCACCGTGGCAGGTGCTCGCCATTATCGTGACAGCGTCACTCATTTTGTTTGCCGCTATGGCTTTAAACGGGCATGCCGGTACGAAATACGGCCTCCCGTTTCCGGTCATCATCAGAGCTTCGTACGGGATATACGGCGCTAACATTCCGGCGCTTCTCAGGGCGTTTACGGCCATCATGTGGCTCGGAATTCAAACATTTGCCGGGAGCACGGCTTTACATATCCTGCTTCTGAATATATGGCCGGGCTGGGGGAGTCTCGGCGGAGATTGGAATTTGTTCGGACTTCATCTGCCGGGCTTTCTGTCGTTTATTTTCTTTTGGGGCATTCACCTGCTTGTGCTGCGGCACGGCATGGAATCGATCAAAAAATTTGAAGTGTGGGCGGGCCCGCTTGTTTATCTTGTATTCGGCGGAATGGTCTGGTGGGCGATAGATATTGCCGGCGGGCTTGGCCCGATTTACTCCCAGCCGGGAAAATTCCATACCTTTTCTGAAACGTTTTGGCCATTTGCAGCCGGAGTGACGGGCATTATCGGAATATGGGCGACGCTGATTCTGAATATCCCTGACTTCACCCGGTTCGCCGCGTCGCAAAAAGAACAGATTCGCGGTCAGTTTTACGGGCTGCCGGGAACGTTTGCGCTGTTTGCGTTTGCGAGCATTACAGTGACTTCCGGATCACAGGTGGCGTTCGGAGAACCGATTTGGGATGTGGTGGAGATTTTGGCCCGGTTTGATAATCCTTTCGTTATCGCTCTTTCAGTCATCACGCTCTGCATCGCCGCCGTTTCGGTTAACGTGGCGGCAAACATCGTGTCACCGGCTTATGACTTGGCGAATGCCCTGCCGAAATATATTACGTTCAAGAGAGGAGGGTACTTGACCGCCGTTTTGGCCCTGTTCACAATTCCGTGGAAGCTGATGGAAAGCGCCACAAATGTATATGCGTTTCTCGGACTCATCGGCGGGATGCTCGGACCGGTGGCCGGAGTGATGATGGCCGATTATTTTATTATCAGAAGAAGACAGCTTTCCGTTGATGACCTTTATTCGGAAAACGGACAGTACACCTATTACAAAGGCTATAATTACCGTGCATTTGCCGCGACCTTTCTCGGCGCATTTATTTCCTTAATCGGGATGTACGTCCCGGCGCTGGCCGGCATCTATGATATCTCCTGGTTTGCGGGTGTGCTTGTGTCATGTCTCGGATATACGACGCTTATGTACATTCATCCTCCTTATGCAAAATCAGCGGGGCGCATAGTGCGGGAAAGAGCGGCAGAATAA